One genomic region from Rosa rugosa chromosome 1, drRosRugo1.1, whole genome shotgun sequence encodes:
- the LOC133725681 gene encoding probable leucine-rich repeat receptor-like protein kinase At1g35710: protein MPGEVQTENLFSIWSYDGKLVYEDIIESTEEFDSKHCVGAGGHASVYKAKLQTGQIVAVKKIHTVQDGSGVANLKAFQSEIRALSETRHRNIVKLHGFCTHPRHSFLVYQFLEGGSLEKLLHNGREIVMFEWIARVNLVKSVADALSYMHHDCSPPIVHRDISSKNILLDLEYNAYISDFGTARILKPNSSNWTSFAGTFGYTAPEFAYTMEVNEKCDVYSFGVLTLEVIMGKHPGDLMISVLSSSLSTSNTVLDTPLRDILDQRLSAPRGQIAEKLGFIVKLAFSCLQTNPQSWPTMKQVSQELSHQRRSLLALGFDKITLSQLLDNACIPGHQSAPVLLSEIV, encoded by the exons ATGCCAGGAGAAGTACAAACTGAGAATCTCTTTTCAATATGGAGCTATGATGGGAAATTGGTATATGAGGACATCATTGAATCTACAGAGGAATTTGACTCTAAGCATTGTGTAGGAGCAGGGGGGCATGCAAGTGTTTATAAAGCTAAGCTGCAAACAGGCCAGATTGTTGCAGTGAAGAAAATTCACACAGTACAAGATGGTAGTGGGGTAGCAAATCTCAAGGCTTTCCAGAGTGAGATCCGTGCACTCTCAGAAACTCGTCATCGAAACATTGTGAAACTCCATGGTTTTTGCACACATCCACGCCACTCATTCTTGGTTTACCAGTTTCTGGAAGGGGGAAGCTTAGAAAAGTTGCTACACAATGGCAGAGAAATAGTTATGTTTGAATGGATTGCAAGGGTAAACCTTGTCAAGAGTGTGGCAGATGCTTTATCCTATATGCACCATGATTGCTCGCCTCCAATTGTTCATCGAGACATATCAAGCAAGAACATCTTGCTGGATTTAGAATACAACGCTTACATATCTGATTTTGGCACAGCTAGAATTTTGAAGCCCAACTCTTCCAATTGGACTTCATTTGCAGGCACATTTGGATACACTGCTCCAG AGTTTGCATACACAATGGAAGTGAATGAGAAATGTGATGTCTATAGTTTTGGAGTGTTAACTCTAGAAGTGATCATGGGAAAGCATCCGGGGGACCTCATGATCTCAGTTCTCTCGTCCTCATTATCGACATCAAATACTGTGCTTGATACACCGCTGAGGGACATTTTGGATCAACGCCTTTCAGCTCCTAGAGGTCAAATTGCAGAGAAACTGGGGTTTATTGTGAAGCTTGCATTTTCATGCTTGCAAACCAATCCGCAATCTTGGCCAACCATGAAGCAGGTTTCCCAGGAGCTATCACATCAAAGGCGATCTTTACTAGCTCTCGGCTTTGACAAGATTACCTTGTCACAGCTGCTTGACAATGCTTGTATTCCTGGACATCAATCTGCACCCGTCCTTCTCTCTGAAATTGTGTGA
- the LOC133725683 gene encoding xyloglucan endotransglucosylase protein 1-like: MSSCNISRMLLLSLFITSLLAITASAGNFFQDFDITFGDQRAKILEGGQFLTLNLDKYSGSGFKSKNEYLFGRIDMQIKLVPGNSAGTVTTYYLSSEGPTHDEIDFEFLGNSSGDPYTLHTNVFGQGKGDREQQFHLWFDPTTAFHTYSFVWNSQRIIFFVDNIPIRVFNNMESFGVPFPKNQPMRIYSSLWNADDWATQGGRVKTDWTQAPFTASYRNFKANACVAGSSSSSCGVATVASTDKTQQSAWQTQTLDAAGRNRLRWVQQKFMVYNYCSDLKRFPQGLPVECKRSRF; encoded by the exons ATGTCTTCTTGTAACATCTCCAGGATGCTGCTTCTTTCTTTATTCATCACCTCTCTTCTAGCCATCACTGCCTCAGCTGGTAATTTTTTTCAAGACTTTGACATTACATTCGGCGATCAACGCGCTAAGATACTCGAAGGAGGACAGTTTCTCACGCTCAACCTCGACAAGTATTCTGGGTCTGGTTTCAAATCCAAGAACGAGTACTTATTCGGAAGGATCGACATGCAAATCAAGCTCGTGCCTGGTAACTCGGCTGGCACTGTCACTACATACTAT TTATCTTCTGAAGGTCCAACTCATGATGAAATCGACTTCGAGTTTTTGGGCAACTCATCTGGAGATCCCTACACTCTCCACACCAATGTGTTCGGTCAGGGCAAAGGGGACAGAGAACAACAATTCCATCTTTGGTTTGATCCCACAACGGCCTTCCACACCTACTCATTTGTCTGGAACTCCCAACGCATTAT ATTCTTTGTCGACAACATTCCAATCCGAGTGTTCAACAACATGGAATCATTTGGTGTTCCATTCCCCAAAAACCAGCCAATGAGGATTTACTCGAGTCTGTGGAATGCCGACGACTGGGCTACACAAGGCGGGCGTGTGAAGACTGACTGGACGCAAGCTCCTTTCACTGCTTCGTACCGAAACTTCAAGGCCAATGCTTGTGTTGCTGGATCCTCGTCCTCCTCCTGCGGTGTCGCCACCGTTGCATCGACTGATAAGACACAGCAGAGTGCATGGCAGACTCAAACGCTTGATGCTGCAGGGCGAAATAGGCTTCGATGGGTGCAACAAAAGTTCATGGTGTACAACTACTGCTCTGACCTCAAAAGATTCCCCCAAGGCCTTCCGGTCGAATGCAAGCGATCAAGGTTCTAG
- the LOC133725680 gene encoding phosphatidylglycerophosphate phosphatase 1, chloroplastic/mitochondrial, giving the protein MQSTSSPPLPKCPYALPNPSHHFFHQPSKNPNTLSLPQKPQTHFTTHCALSISHTNSCSRDHPVNQNHKRSHRSTDSDPYHYDALFLQFNSSGDTSTSNDEGPESPFEDQGEVHRGVSSNMWWADLKAALGQRLNFGAIMFSARVLAKDQHLALPHVSVPDIRHIDWVELHRRGFKGVVFDKDNTLTVPYSLTLWGPLGSSLEQCKSVFGPDIAVFSNSAGLNEYDHDGSKARELEGAIGIKVIRHRLKKPAGTAEEIEKHFGCKSSHLIMVGDRPLTDIVYGNQNGFLTILTGPLSLTEEPFIVRQVRKLETALVNSWSRKGLKPMSHRLLPDGMQCVKHPPPL; this is encoded by the exons ATGCAGTCAACCTCATCACCTCCGCTGCCCAAATGCCCTTACGCTCTCCCCAACCCTTCTCATCACTTCTTCCACCAGCCCTCCAAAAACCCTAACACCCTCTCCCTTCCCCAAAAGCCCCAAACCCACTTCACCACCCACTGTGCCCTCTCCATATCCCACACCAACAGTTGCAGCAGAGACCACCCAGTAAACCAGAACCACAAACGCAGCCACCGGAGCACCGATTCCGACCCATATCACTACGACGCACTCTTCCTCCAATTCAACTCCTCCGGCGACACCAGCACCAGCAACGACGAAGGCCCGGAAAGCCCATTTGAAGATCAAGGCGAAGTTCACAGGGGAGTTTCGTCGAACATGTGGTGGGCAGACTTGAAAGCCGCATTGGGGCAGAGACTGAACTTTGGGGCCATAATGTTTTCGGCTAGGGTGCTCGCCAAAGACCAGCACTTGGCTCTGCCTCACGTTTCGGTGCCTGATATAAGGCACATTGATTGGGTTGAGCTTCACAGGAGGGGCTTCAAGGGCGTTGTGTTTGATAAGGACAACACTCTCACTGTGCCTTACTCTTTGACGCTTTGGGGTCCTCTTGGGTCCTCATTGGAGCAATGTAAATCAGTTTTCGGTCCAGATATTGCGGTCTTCAGTAACTCCGCTG GGCTGAATGAATATGACCATGATGGTTCGAAAGCTAGGGAGCTTGAAGGGGCTATTGGAATTAAAGTCATAAGGCATA GATTGAAGAAACCGGCTGGGACAGCTGAAGAGATCGAGAAGCATTTTGGTTGTAAGTCGTCGCATCTTATTATG GTGGGTGATCGACCCTTGACTGATATTGTCTATGGGAATCAAAATGGCTTTCTAACTATCTTAACTGGACCTTTGAGTCTTACTGAGGAGCCATTCATTGTCAGGCAG GTGAGGAAACTAGAAACAGCCCTTGTGAATAGTTGGTCTAGGAAGGGGTTAAAACCCATGAGTCATAGGTTGTTGCCAGATGGCATGCAGTGTGTGAAACATCCACCACCTCTGTAA
- the LOC133725682 gene encoding MDIS1-interacting receptor like kinase 2-like has translation MVYLGDKLLYHNIVPCRGLFNLVVMSLVSIFCFKVAISVSFTVPSSVSTEGLEAEGLLKWRHSLDNQNQALMSSWVGNSPCNWTGIACNEFRSITNISLSRTGLRGYLPQEICNGGVLVNFTANDNYFIGSIPKSFRNCSSLYRVRLDRNRLTGNISEDLGVYPHLNYIDLSYNNFYGEISHKWVQCQSLQSLKISDNRISGGIPPQLGELLPRQVLDLSSNYVVGNVPKELGRLVSLFILNLGSNKLSESIPMEIGRLSNLEHLNLAANNLTGSIPEQLNGCSKLLNLNLSTNGFTENLPSEMGRLQYLQVLDLSHNLLRGEILAYSHSLQKWKTWNH, from the exons ATGGTGTATTTGGGAGATAAACTACTCTATCATAATATTGTTCCCTGTCGAGGGTTATTCAACCTTGTTGTCATGTCCCTTGTCTCAATTTTTTGTTTCAAAGTTGCAATTTCTGTATCTTTTACAGTTCCATCATCAGTATCAACAGAGGGACTAGAAGCAGAGGGTCTCCTTAAATGGAGGCATAGCCTTGACAACCAAAACCAAGCTCTTATGTCTTCATGGGTTGGAAATAGTCCTTGCAACTGGACTGGAATTGCTTGCAATGAATTCAGAAGCATCACTAACATTAGCCTTTCTCGCACTGGCTTAAGAG GCTATCTTCCTCAGGAAATTTGCAATGGTGGAGTACTTGTAAATTTTACAGCAAATGACAATTACTTCATTGGCTCCATCCCGAAAAGTTTCAGGAACTGTTCCAGCTTATACAGAGTGAGGCTTGATAGAAACAGGTTAACAGGAAATATATCCGAAGATCTTGGAGTTTATCCACACTTGAACTATATTGATTTGAGCTATAACAATTTCTATGGGGAAATTTCTCATAAGTGGGTGCAGTGCCAGAGTCTGCAAAGCTTGAAAATCTCTGATAACAGGATTTCCGGAGGAATTCCTCCACAGCTTGGGGAACTGCTTCCTCGTCAAGTACTCGACCTCTCCTCGAATTATGTAGTTGGGAATGTTCCGAAAGAACTGGGGAGATTAGTATCACTGTTCATCCTCAACCTGGGTAGTAATAAACTTTCAGAAAGTATTCCTATGGAAATTGGCAGACTTTCCAATCTTGAACATCTCAACTTAGCAGCAAACAATCTGACAGGATCAATTCCTGAGCAATTAAATGGGTGCTCAAAGTTATTGAACTTGAATTTGAGCACAAATGGATTCACAGAGAATCTGCCTTCAGAGATGGGCCGCTTACAGTATCTTCAGGTTCTCGATCTTAGTCATAATCTACTGAGAGGAGAGATACTGGCATACAGCCACAGTTTGCAGAAATGGAAAACTTGGAATCATTGA